A genomic segment from Haloarchaeobius salinus encodes:
- a CDS encoding cupin domain-containing protein codes for MEKVNLTEAFASFDEQWSPRVAAELNGQAVKLAKVEGEFVWHHHDEADELFLVRSGELTIEFRDEPDVTLGEGELLVVPRGVDHRPVADEEAEILLFEPGETRNTGDVEDAELTQSERQELS; via the coding sequence ATGGAGAAGGTGAACCTCACCGAGGCCTTCGCCTCGTTCGACGAGCAGTGGTCGCCACGGGTCGCGGCGGAGCTGAACGGTCAGGCGGTCAAGCTCGCGAAGGTCGAGGGCGAGTTCGTCTGGCACCACCACGACGAGGCCGACGAGCTGTTTCTCGTCCGGTCCGGCGAGTTGACAATCGAGTTCCGCGACGAACCCGACGTGACGCTGGGCGAGGGCGAGCTCCTGGTCGTCCCGCGGGGCGTCGATCACCGGCCGGTCGCTGACGAGGAGGCCGAGATACTGCTGTTCGAACCGGGCGAGACGCGGAACACGGGCGACGTCGAGGACGCCGAGTTGACACAGTCGGAGCGGCAGGAGCTGTCCTGA
- a CDS encoding heavy-metal-associated domain-containing protein, producing MTTTITVEGMSCGHCEQTVEEALAGVAGVTGASADRESAQATVEGDADVSALLAAVEDAGYTAQA from the coding sequence ATGACGACGACGATCACCGTCGAAGGGATGAGCTGTGGACACTGCGAACAGACGGTCGAGGAGGCGCTTGCTGGAGTCGCGGGAGTGACCGGCGCGAGCGCCGACCGGGAGTCGGCGCAGGCGACCGTCGAGGGCGATGCCGACGTGTCTGCACTCCTCGCGGCGGTCGAGGACGCCGGCTACACGGCCCAGGCCTGA
- a CDS encoding heavy metal translocating P-type ATPase, giving the protein MSSPDRDTPDSCDVSQDGASCRGDGSGRDYRPDGGSVSKADGGTVAEFSVPDMDCPSCAGKVENSVDRLDGIVDIDPQIATGMLTVVYDPDLTSPEAVVDRIEKAGYSVDRPAETTISYTVPDMDCASCAGKVENALTAVDGVLSVDPRPTTGKVSVTYDGTVSEADLVGAIENAGYEVTDSTGSVGATEDAGTDESIWRSPRAVKTWISGGFLVFGLLFEFFLHAQNGLVATVAGSELFVADVLFLVAIATGGQEILRNGYYSARNRNLDIDFLMSVAILGALVASVVFGEALYFEAATLAFLFSVAELLERYSMDRARNSLEELMDLSPDEATVKRDGDEEAVSVDEVTVGDVVVVRPGEKIPMDGVVVDGESAVNQAPITGESVPVDKTGGDEVYAGTINEGGYLEVEVTSEAGDNTLSRIVQMVEDAQSNKTEREQFVERFSSYYTPVVVAFAVVVTLASPSVLGTTWSTAVVYGLTLLVLACPCAFVISTPVSVVSGITSAAKNGVLIKGGNHLEAMGAVEAVAFDKTGTLTKGELTVTDVVPLNGNTEEDVLRCARGLEARSEHPIGEAIVEQATTAGVGEREIDDFESITGKGVRADLDGQPHYAGKPGLFEDLGFDLSHVHATTDGGVVTQTARTICDRNNCLDLLHETVPALQSEGKTVVLVGTEDELEGVIAVADEVRPEAARTVARLRELGVEHTIMLTGDNERTARAIAEQVGVDEFRAELLPDEKVAAIEELNDEYDGVAMVGDGVNDAPALATATVGVAMGAAGTDTALETADIALMGDDLAKLPYLYELAHDANGVIRQNIWASLGVKAALAIGVPFSLVPIWLAVLAGDAGMTTAVTANAMRLSRIRPESVEAVETTAP; this is encoded by the coding sequence ATGAGTTCACCCGACCGGGATACGCCGGATTCGTGCGACGTATCCCAAGACGGCGCGTCCTGCCGTGGGGACGGCAGCGGCCGCGATTATCGCCCTGACGGGGGGTCCGTCTCGAAGGCTGATGGCGGCACCGTCGCCGAGTTCTCGGTGCCCGACATGGACTGTCCGTCCTGTGCCGGCAAGGTCGAGAACAGCGTCGACAGGCTCGACGGAATCGTCGATATCGACCCGCAGATCGCGACCGGGATGCTGACCGTCGTCTACGACCCGGACCTGACCTCGCCCGAGGCCGTCGTCGATCGCATCGAGAAGGCGGGCTACTCCGTCGACCGACCCGCCGAGACGACGATCTCCTACACGGTCCCCGACATGGACTGTGCCTCCTGCGCAGGCAAGGTCGAGAACGCGCTGACCGCCGTCGATGGCGTGCTGAGCGTCGACCCACGGCCGACGACCGGGAAGGTGTCGGTCACGTACGACGGCACCGTCTCCGAGGCCGACCTCGTCGGTGCCATCGAGAACGCCGGCTACGAGGTCACCGACAGCACCGGCAGCGTGGGCGCGACCGAGGATGCGGGGACCGACGAGAGCATCTGGCGGAGTCCGCGCGCCGTGAAGACCTGGATCAGCGGCGGCTTCCTCGTGTTCGGTCTCCTCTTCGAGTTCTTCCTCCACGCCCAGAACGGGCTGGTCGCGACGGTCGCGGGCAGCGAACTCTTCGTCGCGGACGTGCTGTTCCTCGTCGCCATCGCGACCGGTGGCCAGGAGATCCTCCGGAACGGCTACTACTCCGCCCGCAACCGAAACCTCGACATCGACTTCCTGATGTCCGTCGCCATCCTCGGGGCGCTCGTCGCCAGCGTCGTCTTCGGCGAGGCGCTCTACTTCGAGGCAGCGACGCTCGCCTTCCTCTTCAGCGTCGCCGAGCTCCTCGAACGGTACTCGATGGACCGTGCCCGGAACTCGCTGGAGGAGCTAATGGACCTCTCGCCGGACGAGGCGACGGTGAAGCGCGACGGCGACGAGGAGGCGGTGTCCGTGGACGAGGTGACCGTCGGCGACGTCGTCGTCGTCCGGCCGGGCGAGAAGATACCGATGGACGGCGTCGTCGTCGACGGCGAGAGCGCCGTCAACCAGGCTCCCATCACCGGCGAGAGCGTCCCCGTCGACAAGACGGGCGGCGACGAGGTCTACGCGGGCACCATCAACGAAGGGGGCTACCTGGAGGTCGAGGTGACCTCGGAGGCGGGCGACAACACCCTCTCGCGCATCGTCCAGATGGTGGAGGACGCCCAGTCGAACAAGACCGAGCGCGAGCAGTTCGTCGAGCGGTTCTCGTCGTACTACACGCCGGTCGTCGTCGCGTTCGCCGTCGTCGTCACCCTCGCGAGCCCGTCCGTGTTGGGCACCACCTGGTCGACCGCCGTCGTCTACGGGCTGACCCTGCTCGTGCTCGCCTGTCCGTGCGCGTTCGTCATCTCCACGCCGGTCTCGGTGGTCTCCGGCATCACGAGCGCCGCGAAGAACGGCGTGCTCATCAAGGGAGGCAACCACCTGGAGGCGATGGGCGCGGTCGAGGCTGTCGCCTTCGACAAGACCGGCACGCTCACGAAGGGCGAGCTGACCGTGACCGACGTCGTCCCCCTGAACGGCAACACCGAGGAGGACGTGCTCCGCTGTGCTCGCGGCCTGGAGGCCCGCAGCGAACACCCCATCGGCGAGGCCATCGTCGAGCAGGCGACCACCGCCGGCGTCGGTGAGCGCGAGATCGACGACTTCGAGAGCATCACCGGCAAGGGCGTCCGTGCGGACCTCGACGGCCAGCCGCACTACGCGGGGAAACCCGGCCTGTTCGAGGACCTCGGGTTCGACCTCTCGCACGTCCACGCGACGACGGACGGCGGCGTCGTCACGCAGACCGCCCGGACCATCTGCGACCGCAACAACTGTCTCGACCTGCTGCACGAGACCGTCCCTGCGCTCCAGTCGGAGGGCAAGACCGTCGTGCTGGTCGGCACTGAGGACGAACTCGAGGGCGTCATCGCGGTCGCCGACGAGGTCCGGCCCGAGGCAGCACGGACGGTCGCCCGGCTCCGCGAGCTCGGCGTCGAGCACACCATCATGCTCACCGGTGACAACGAGCGGACCGCCCGTGCCATCGCCGAACAGGTCGGCGTCGACGAGTTCCGCGCCGAACTCCTGCCCGACGAGAAGGTCGCCGCCATCGAGGAGTTGAACGACGAGTACGACGGCGTCGCGATGGTCGGCGACGGCGTCAACGACGCACCCGCGCTCGCGACGGCGACAGTCGGTGTCGCGATGGGTGCGGCCGGTACCGACACGGCGCTCGAGACGGCCGACATCGCCCTGATGGGCGACGACCTCGCCAAGCTGCCGTACCTCTACGAGCTGGCCCACGACGCCAACGGCGTCATCAGACAGAACATCTGGGCCAGTCTCGGCGTCAAGGCGGCGCTGGCAATCGGGGTGCCGTTCAGCCTCGTGCCGATCTGGCTCGCCGTCCTCGCCGGTGACGCCGGCATGACGACCGCGGTGACCGCGAATGCCATGCGCCTCTCGCGGATCCGCCCCGAGAGCGTCGAGGCGGTGGAGACGACGGCTCCCTAG
- a CDS encoding heavy metal translocating P-type ATPase has translation MSTHRSQIDIQGMSCANCSQTIAERVEGLDGVSEANINYATDEGTVEYDPGEVSLGDIFDAIEDAGYSPVTESTTIAITDMSCANCSETVQDALESLPGVVRADVNYATDEAQVTFNPAESSLDTFYEAIENAGYSPVREEPSDQDGTAGGDGSGESARDAARNAEIRKQRRLTLFGALLSAPMLFFLADKFLLGGTFVPETVFGVTFGWVEFALATPVQLLLGWPFYRNSYNALVNNRRANMDVLIALGSSTAYIYSVSVLFELVAGSMYFDTAALILVFITLGNYLEARSKGQAGEALRKLLEMEAETATVVDEDGTEREVPLEDVAVGDRMKVRPGEKIPTDGVVIDGQSAVDESMVTGESVPVEKSEGDEVVGSTINENGLLVVEATKVGSDTALQQIVQTVKEAQSRQPDIQNLADRISAYFVPAVIVNALFWGVVWFLFPEALAGFVDALPLWGLVAGGPGVAGGGVSVFEFAIIVFASAVLIACPCALGLATPAATMVGTTIGAQHGVLFKGGDVLERAKDVDTVVFDKTGTLTKGEMELTDVVVFDDGQAVADGGETAPDGGELVTEDRLTEADVLRLAATAESGSEHPLAQAIVEGARERGLEVGSPDSFENVPGHGVRAEFDGETVFVGNRKLLRDNGIDPEPAAETMERLESEGKTAMLVGRTPSKGGDGELVGVVADADTVKESAKDAVSALQERGVDVMMITGDNERTARAVAEQVGIDPENVRAEVLPEDKSDAVEAIQSEGRQAMMVGDGVNDAPALAVAYVGTAIGSGTDVAIEAADVTLMRDDPLDVVKAIRISDATLAKIKQNLVWALGYNTAMIPLASLGLLQPVLAAVAMAFSSVSVLTNSLLFRRYDPDHDYSLLGLRD, from the coding sequence ATGAGCACGCATCGAAGCCAGATCGACATCCAGGGGATGAGCTGTGCGAACTGCTCGCAGACCATCGCCGAACGGGTCGAGGGACTCGACGGTGTCTCGGAGGCGAACATCAACTACGCCACCGACGAGGGCACCGTCGAGTACGACCCGGGCGAGGTCTCGCTCGGCGATATCTTCGACGCCATCGAGGACGCGGGCTACAGCCCGGTCACCGAGTCCACGACCATCGCCATCACGGACATGTCCTGTGCGAACTGCTCGGAGACGGTGCAGGACGCACTGGAGTCGCTCCCGGGCGTCGTCCGCGCGGACGTGAACTACGCGACGGACGAGGCACAGGTCACGTTCAACCCGGCGGAGTCGTCGCTCGATACGTTCTACGAGGCGATCGAGAACGCCGGCTACTCACCCGTCAGGGAGGAGCCGTCGGACCAGGACGGGACCGCCGGTGGCGACGGTAGCGGCGAGAGCGCTCGCGACGCCGCACGGAACGCCGAAATACGGAAGCAGCGTCGGCTGACGCTGTTCGGTGCACTGCTGTCGGCACCGATGCTGTTCTTCCTCGCCGACAAGTTCCTGCTCGGCGGAACGTTCGTCCCGGAGACCGTCTTCGGGGTCACGTTCGGCTGGGTCGAGTTCGCCCTCGCCACGCCCGTCCAGCTCCTGCTCGGGTGGCCGTTCTACCGGAACTCGTACAACGCGCTCGTCAACAACCGTCGGGCCAACATGGACGTGCTCATCGCGCTCGGGTCGAGCACGGCCTACATCTACTCGGTGAGCGTCCTGTTCGAGCTCGTCGCCGGCAGCATGTACTTCGACACCGCCGCGCTCATCCTGGTGTTCATCACGCTCGGGAACTACCTCGAGGCGCGCTCGAAGGGCCAGGCCGGCGAGGCGCTCCGGAAGCTGCTCGAGATGGAGGCCGAGACGGCGACCGTCGTCGACGAGGACGGCACCGAGCGCGAGGTCCCGCTCGAAGACGTGGCGGTCGGCGACCGGATGAAGGTCCGCCCCGGCGAGAAGATCCCGACGGACGGGGTCGTCATCGACGGCCAGAGTGCGGTCGACGAGTCGATGGTCACCGGCGAGAGCGTCCCCGTCGAGAAGAGCGAGGGCGACGAGGTCGTCGGCTCGACCATCAACGAGAACGGCCTGCTCGTCGTCGAGGCCACGAAGGTCGGCAGCGACACCGCCCTCCAGCAGATCGTCCAGACGGTCAAGGAGGCCCAGTCCAGACAGCCCGACATCCAGAACCTCGCGGACCGCATCTCGGCGTACTTCGTGCCCGCGGTCATCGTGAACGCCCTGTTCTGGGGCGTCGTCTGGTTCCTGTTCCCCGAGGCGCTGGCCGGCTTCGTCGACGCGCTCCCGCTCTGGGGGCTCGTCGCGGGCGGCCCCGGCGTCGCTGGCGGTGGCGTCTCCGTGTTCGAGTTCGCCATCATCGTCTTCGCCTCCGCGGTGCTCATCGCCTGCCCCTGCGCGCTCGGGCTGGCGACCCCGGCGGCGACGATGGTCGGGACCACCATCGGGGCGCAGCACGGCGTGCTGTTCAAGGGCGGTGACGTGCTCGAACGGGCGAAGGACGTGGACACCGTCGTCTTCGACAAGACGGGGACGCTCACGAAGGGCGAGATGGAGCTGACCGACGTCGTCGTCTTCGACGACGGGCAGGCCGTCGCGGACGGTGGTGAGACCGCCCCCGACGGTGGCGAGCTCGTGACCGAGGACCGCCTGACCGAGGCCGATGTGCTCCGACTCGCCGCGACGGCCGAGAGCGGCAGCGAACACCCGCTCGCCCAGGCCATCGTCGAGGGCGCTCGCGAGCGCGGTCTCGAGGTCGGCAGCCCCGACTCCTTCGAGAACGTCCCCGGCCACGGTGTCCGGGCCGAGTTCGACGGCGAGACGGTGTTCGTCGGGAACCGCAAGCTGCTCCGCGACAACGGCATCGACCCCGAACCGGCGGCCGAGACGATGGAGCGGCTCGAATCCGAGGGGAAGACGGCGATGCTCGTCGGCCGCACCCCGTCCAAGGGTGGCGACGGCGAGCTCGTCGGTGTCGTCGCCGACGCGGACACCGTGAAGGAGAGCGCGAAGGACGCGGTGAGCGCACTGCAGGAGCGCGGCGTCGACGTGATGATGATCACGGGCGACAACGAGCGCACGGCCCGCGCGGTCGCCGAGCAGGTCGGCATCGACCCCGAGAACGTCCGCGCCGAGGTCCTCCCCGAGGACAAGTCCGACGCGGTCGAAGCGATCCAGTCCGAGGGCCGGCAGGCGATGATGGTCGGCGACGGCGTGAACGATGCGCCCGCGCTCGCCGTGGCCTACGTCGGCACGGCAATCGGCTCGGGGACGGACGTCGCCATCGAGGCCGCCGACGTGACGCTCATGCGGGACGACCCCCTGGACGTCGTGAAGGCCATCCGCATCTCCGACGCAACCCTGGCGAAGATCAAGCAGAACCTCGTCTGGGCGCTGGGCTACAACACCGCGATGATCCCGCTGGCCTCGCTCGGGCTGCTCCAGCCCGTGCTCGCGGCCGTCGCGATGGCCTTCTCCAGCGTCTCGGTGCTGACGAACAGCCTGCTGTTCCGCCGGTACGACCCCGACCACGACTACAGCCTGCTCGGGCTGCGTGACTGA
- a CDS encoding universal stress protein, which yields MARYQSILVATDGSETAGRAVDHAVSLASDADDMVYVLSVAHSRESPMSFGVETLEGIEAAVERTAAEVGEHLGEAAVSGMVRRGRPDDQILAAADEVGADMIVLGRTGSSGLADRVLGGTADRVVRRSKRPVLLIPETGAT from the coding sequence ATGGCCCGGTACCAATCCATCCTCGTCGCGACGGACGGGAGCGAGACGGCAGGGAGGGCGGTCGACCACGCGGTCTCGCTGGCCAGCGACGCCGACGATATGGTGTACGTGCTCTCGGTCGCGCATTCGCGCGAGAGTCCGATGTCCTTCGGGGTGGAGACGCTCGAGGGCATCGAGGCAGCGGTCGAGAGGACTGCAGCAGAGGTCGGCGAGCACCTCGGCGAAGCGGCGGTTTCGGGCATGGTCCGTCGGGGACGCCCCGATGACCAGATTCTCGCCGCTGCCGACGAAGTCGGCGCAGACATGATCGTCCTCGGCAGGACCGGCAGCTCGGGGCTCGCCGACCGCGTCCTCGGGGGCACGGCGGACCGGGTCGTCAGACGGTCGAAACGTCCGGTCCTGCTAATCCCCGAGACCGGCGCGACGTAG
- a CDS encoding SHOCT domain-containing protein, with product MSERTTDKSLATLVLVVLGALLVLPLLFMGFGTMGSGGMMGGWEHGMWNGGGAPGWVVLLGAVIQLGFLAALVWLGYLVFRSVSDSSSGSERALEELRLAYARGDISDEEYENRRDRLERDS from the coding sequence ATGTCCGAACGAACCACCGATAAATCGCTCGCCACGCTCGTCCTGGTCGTACTGGGAGCCCTGCTCGTCCTGCCCCTGCTGTTCATGGGCTTCGGAACGATGGGGTCCGGCGGTATGATGGGCGGCTGGGAGCACGGGATGTGGAACGGCGGGGGTGCACCTGGCTGGGTCGTGCTGCTGGGCGCGGTGATACAACTCGGGTTCCTCGCCGCCCTCGTCTGGCTCGGCTACCTCGTCTTCCGGTCGGTGAGCGATTCGTCGTCCGGGTCCGAACGCGCGCTCGAAGAGCTCAGACTGGCTTACGCTCGGGGCGATATCAGCGACGAGGAGTACGAGAACCGACGCGACCGCCTCGAACGGGACAGCTGA
- a CDS encoding PQQ-dependent sugar dehydrogenase, which translates to MDRRRFLAASAGALALTAGCASNDSEPGETPTRGDDPTTGGGTSTDPDSGGETTTPAVPDAVGLETLASGLQNPLDIAFTQDGDRRYVAEQPGRVRVVGDAGLRDEPLLDLTDTVVTGFEQGLLGIALHPDFDENRRLFVRYSAPRRDGASTEYSHTFVLSEFTVSADGLTADRGSERVILELDQPQANHNAGSVLFGPDGYLYVGTGDGGAANDSGFGHVGDWYDGADGGNGQDVTENLLGSILRIDIDGRDGDRAYAIPDGNPLVGRDGLDEQYAWGFRNPWRLAFDGETLFAGDVGQNRYEEVDVVDAGGNYGWNVREGTHCFDADDCPSSTPDDVRGGEPLLQPVIEYPHSGEPVSGISVITGNVYRGDAIPGLQGAFVFGDFRAQGRQFVATPADSGLWSTSVLPVADGDAGKLSQILSFGRDGGDLYALGNGGDGGGVHRLASTS; encoded by the coding sequence ATGGATCGTCGTCGCTTCCTCGCCGCCAGTGCCGGCGCGCTCGCACTCACCGCTGGCTGTGCGTCGAACGACTCAGAACCCGGGGAGACGCCGACCCGCGGTGACGACCCGACGACGGGAGGGGGAACGAGTACAGACCCGGATTCCGGTGGGGAGACCACCACACCTGCCGTTCCGGACGCGGTCGGCCTCGAGACGCTCGCCAGCGGCCTCCAGAACCCCCTCGACATCGCCTTCACCCAGGACGGAGACCGTCGGTACGTCGCCGAACAGCCGGGACGTGTCAGGGTCGTCGGCGACGCCGGACTCCGCGACGAGCCACTGCTCGACCTCACGGACACCGTCGTCACCGGCTTCGAGCAGGGCCTGCTCGGCATCGCGCTCCACCCGGACTTCGACGAGAACCGCCGCCTGTTCGTCCGATATTCCGCACCCCGTCGCGACGGTGCGTCGACGGAGTACAGCCACACCTTCGTCCTCTCCGAGTTCACCGTCTCCGCCGACGGACTGACCGCGGACCGCGGCTCGGAGCGGGTGATCCTGGAACTCGACCAGCCGCAGGCGAACCACAACGCGGGCTCGGTGCTGTTCGGCCCCGACGGCTACCTCTACGTCGGTACGGGTGACGGCGGCGCGGCGAACGACAGCGGGTTCGGCCACGTCGGCGACTGGTACGACGGTGCTGACGGCGGTAACGGGCAGGACGTGACCGAGAACCTCCTCGGGAGCATCCTCCGCATCGACATCGACGGGCGTGACGGAGACCGGGCGTACGCCATCCCGGACGGCAACCCGCTGGTCGGTCGCGACGGGCTGGACGAGCAGTACGCCTGGGGCTTTCGCAACCCCTGGCGGCTCGCGTTCGACGGCGAGACGCTCTTCGCGGGTGACGTGGGACAGAACCGATACGAGGAGGTCGACGTGGTCGACGCCGGCGGGAACTACGGCTGGAACGTCCGCGAGGGGACCCACTGCTTCGACGCCGACGACTGCCCGAGCAGCACACCCGACGACGTGCGTGGGGGCGAACCCCTGCTCCAGCCGGTCATCGAGTACCCACACAGTGGCGAACCGGTCAGCGGCATCTCCGTCATCACGGGCAACGTCTACCGTGGCGACGCGATACCGGGCCTCCAGGGTGCGTTCGTCTTCGGCGATTTCCGGGCGCAGGGACGGCAGTTCGTAGCGACTCCGGCCGACAGCGGGCTCTGGTCCACGTCGGTCCTTCCCGTCGCGGACGGCGACGCCGGGAAGCTCTCGCAGATCCTCTCGTTCGGGCGAGATGGCGGCGACCTCTACGCGCTCGGCAACGGTGGTGACGGCGGTGGGGTCCACCGGTTGGCCTCGACCTCGTAA
- the gdhB gene encoding glutamate dehydrogenase GdhB, whose amino-acid sequence MTMASQSDVTTDDGSTTGTLEPESAVETARRQLEHAAELVDIDPNIVERLRYPKKVHEVTVPIERDDGSVEVYTGYRAQHDSVRGPYKGGLRYHPEVTRDECVGLGMWMTWKCAVMDLPFGGAKGGIAVNPKELSTDEKERLTRRFAQEIRDVIGPTVDIPAPDMGTDPQTMAWLMDAYSMQQGETTPGVVTGKPPVVGGSEGRDGAPGRSVAIITREVVEYYDRDVSDTTVAIQGYGSVGANAARLLDEWGADVVAVSDVNGGIYNPDGLDTAAIPSHATEPEAVMQHEAPRTVSNEELLELDVDVLVPAAVGNVLTAENAHDVRADIIVEGANGPTTTIADDIFDQRGIPVVPDILANAGGVTVSYFEWLQDINRRAWSLERVHEELAAEMEAAWDDVRREFDDRDVSWRDAAYIVALSRVAEAHEARGLWP is encoded by the coding sequence GTGACCATGGCGTCGCAATCGGACGTGACCACGGACGACGGTAGCACGACGGGGACACTCGAACCCGAGTCGGCCGTCGAGACCGCCCGTCGACAGCTCGAGCACGCCGCAGAGCTGGTGGACATCGACCCGAACATCGTCGAGCGGCTCCGGTACCCGAAGAAGGTCCACGAGGTCACGGTGCCCATCGAGCGCGACGACGGCAGCGTCGAGGTGTACACCGGCTACCGTGCCCAGCACGACAGCGTCCGTGGCCCGTACAAGGGCGGGCTGCGGTACCATCCGGAGGTGACCCGCGACGAGTGCGTCGGTCTCGGGATGTGGATGACCTGGAAGTGCGCCGTGATGGACCTGCCATTCGGCGGCGCGAAGGGCGGCATCGCGGTGAACCCGAAGGAGCTCAGCACCGACGAGAAGGAGCGACTCACCCGTCGGTTCGCACAGGAGATCCGCGACGTCATCGGCCCGACGGTCGACATCCCCGCTCCGGACATGGGGACGGACCCGCAGACGATGGCGTGGCTGATGGACGCGTACTCGATGCAGCAGGGCGAGACGACACCCGGTGTCGTGACCGGCAAACCACCGGTCGTCGGCGGCAGCGAAGGACGCGACGGTGCGCCCGGCCGCAGCGTCGCCATCATCACCCGTGAGGTCGTCGAGTACTACGACCGGGACGTCTCCGACACCACCGTCGCCATCCAGGGGTACGGGAGCGTCGGCGCGAACGCCGCGCGACTGCTCGACGAGTGGGGTGCAGACGTCGTCGCGGTGAGCGACGTGAACGGCGGCATCTACAACCCCGACGGGCTCGACACGGCCGCTATCCCGTCCCACGCGACCGAGCCGGAGGCCGTCATGCAGCACGAGGCACCCCGGACCGTCAGCAACGAGGAGCTGCTCGAACTGGACGTCGACGTGCTCGTCCCCGCCGCGGTCGGCAACGTCCTGACCGCGGAGAACGCACACGACGTCCGGGCCGACATCATCGTCGAGGGTGCGAACGGCCCGACCACCACCATCGCCGACGACATCTTCGACCAGCGCGGCATCCCCGTCGTCCCCGACATCCTCGCGAACGCCGGCGGCGTGACCGTGAGCTACTTCGAGTGGCTGCAGGACATCAACCGCCGTGCGTGGTCGCTCGAACGCGTCCACGAGGAGCTCGCGGCCGAGATGGAGGCCGCCTGGGACGACGTCCGGAGGGAGTTCGACGACCGCGACGTGAGCTGGCGTGACGCCGCCTACATCGTCGCCCTCTCCCGGGTCGCCGAGGCCCACGAGGCACGCGGCCTCTGGCCGTAG
- a CDS encoding rubrerythrin-like domain-containing protein has translation MRDVDVNPDEERSYECFECGTIIVTSDPPGSCPDCAGAMRNRQTPIE, from the coding sequence ATGAGAGATGTCGACGTCAACCCCGACGAGGAGCGATCCTACGAGTGTTTCGAGTGTGGAACGATCATCGTTACGAGCGACCCACCGGGCAGCTGTCCCGACTGTGCCGGCGCGATGCGAAACCGACAGACGCCCATCGAGTGA